From one Gammaproteobacteria bacterium genomic stretch:
- a CDS encoding ATP-binding protein, whose translation MSLQTKGLLAFAVLTVYAAGLTVFVLDQKEALIGEVEQLRFVYEREGAGSQSDLATLRTLQNLRAQILVQPNDIDKERLRDQLAFVRSLYEGLPMRYPGGETTLLSLQGALDEAYINPTLASVSALQYNLQDAEAMLGRRIDQIRKQQISRVDGFRSHSNSVAIAALVIGVLGLMAIGITSGRFLKTISRDLKTLEVQTTAVVKRESLPAELPNSRLPQRGDEIGKLSEALGRMAIELKERERRDKIEREKYIHQEKTAAIGTLAAGIIHEIGNPVAAIAELVRNMREDDASRSLDHEGLHTTCNAVLQQLERIVAIVRDVSDFSTSPSRERELLDLNQLIRTTYRLMRYDKRLLKVGCALELDKELPPVEGNEEQLIQVIMSMLVNAADAVEGVTSRVPVITISTHTENDRLHLAICDNGCGMDEEAQKHIFDAFYSTKSVDRGSGLGLTLCQSIVTEHGGMIEIESQADAGTTVHIYLPRTPQEQET comes from the coding sequence CAATTGCGCTTTGTCTACGAACGCGAAGGGGCAGGATCGCAGTCCGACCTCGCCACCCTGCGCACCCTGCAAAACCTGCGAGCGCAAATCCTCGTTCAGCCTAACGATATCGATAAGGAGCGACTGCGCGATCAACTCGCGTTTGTCCGCTCCCTCTACGAGGGCCTGCCGATGCGTTATCCGGGCGGAGAGACAACCCTGCTCTCGCTGCAGGGAGCGCTGGACGAGGCCTACATCAACCCCACGTTGGCGAGCGTATCGGCCCTTCAGTACAATCTTCAGGATGCGGAGGCCATGCTGGGCCGCCGAATTGATCAGATTCGGAAACAGCAGATTAGTCGTGTGGACGGGTTCCGCAGTCACAGTAACAGTGTAGCGATCGCCGCGCTGGTAATCGGTGTACTGGGTCTGATGGCAATCGGTATCACCAGTGGTCGCTTTCTCAAGACAATCAGCCGCGATCTGAAAACACTGGAGGTTCAGACGACTGCCGTGGTCAAGCGCGAAAGCCTGCCAGCCGAACTACCCAACAGCAGGCTGCCACAGCGCGGTGACGAGATCGGAAAGCTCTCCGAGGCCCTGGGACGTATGGCGATCGAACTCAAAGAGCGCGAACGCCGGGACAAAATCGAGCGCGAAAAGTACATCCACCAGGAGAAAACCGCCGCTATTGGCACCCTGGCCGCCGGTATTATTCACGAGATCGGAAATCCCGTGGCGGCAATTGCCGAATTGGTGCGCAACATGCGGGAGGATGATGCGTCGCGCAGCCTCGATCACGAGGGACTGCACACCACTTGCAATGCCGTCCTGCAGCAACTGGAGCGCATCGTCGCAATCGTACGGGATGTGTCGGACTTTTCCACCAGCCCCTCCAGAGAGCGCGAGCTGCTCGATCTCAATCAGCTGATCCGCACCACCTATCGACTCATGCGTTACGACAAGCGATTGCTGAAGGTCGGGTGCGCCCTGGAACTGGACAAGGAGTTACCGCCGGTGGAGGGCAACGAGGAACAATTGATCCAGGTCATTATGAGTATGCTGGTCAATGCGGCCGACGCTGTAGAAGGAGTCACCAGCAGGGTGCCGGTGATTACCATATCCACTCATACCGAGAACGATCGCTTGCACCTGGCCATCTGTGACAACGGGTGCGGCATGGACGAGGAGGCGCAGAAGCACATATTCGATGCCTTCTACTCCACCAAGTCGGTTGATCGGGGGTCCGGCCTCGGCCTAACCCTCTGCCAGTCTATCGTCACCGAGCACGGCGGGATGATCGAAATCGAGTCGCAAGCCGATGCCGGCACCACCGTCCACATCTACCTGCCGCGAACCCCGCAGGAGCAGGAAACTTAA
- a CDS encoding sensor domain-containing diguanylate cyclase gives MAACAERPGTQFASNNTAILNLTGVYIEDEKWCDMKDTVLVLGDLFNVLPDAIVVVDGTGLIVFANTSVKGLLDYSADELMGQPLNCLIPESYRKAHESHFAKFFDRGKPTSMGTRPLLSALHKSGREIPISISITNLDLNRERYSVAVMRDGGEMHSEITQATAQAETDLLTGIGNRLRLSRAIRTALAASSPFGLLFLDLKKFKPFNDNHGHEVGDKVLQIVARRLQAQIRSGDLAARLGGDEFVVMLEGLADIELLEQRAAKIARSLTRTFHIGDLSSAVGVNIGGAMYPRDSETEAGLLKVADQNMYRAKQIDADYHVGKKRVEIREDSAKK, from the coding sequence ATGGCGGCCTGTGCCGAAAGACCTGGAACACAATTTGCAAGCAATAATACCGCAATTCTGAATTTGACGGGCGTGTATATTGAAGATGAAAAATGGTGCGACATGAAAGACACGGTTCTTGTACTGGGTGATCTGTTTAATGTACTACCCGATGCGATTGTCGTCGTGGATGGCACGGGTCTGATAGTATTTGCCAATACGTCAGTAAAGGGGCTACTGGACTACTCGGCAGACGAACTAATGGGTCAGCCCCTTAACTGCCTCATCCCCGAGAGCTATCGTAAGGCGCATGAATCGCATTTCGCAAAATTTTTTGATCGTGGAAAACCCACTTCTATGGGCACAAGACCTTTACTCAGCGCGCTTCATAAGTCGGGCAGGGAGATCCCGATATCCATATCCATAACAAATCTCGATCTTAATAGGGAAAGATATTCGGTTGCGGTGATGCGCGACGGCGGGGAAATGCATTCGGAAATTACCCAGGCCACCGCCCAGGCCGAGACCGATTTATTGACAGGTATCGGCAATCGCTTGCGGTTGTCGCGTGCCATACGGACGGCACTGGCAGCATCGAGCCCGTTTGGCCTACTATTTCTTGACTTGAAAAAATTCAAACCCTTCAACGACAACCATGGGCATGAGGTTGGCGATAAGGTGCTGCAAATTGTTGCCCGACGGCTGCAGGCGCAAATTCGATCCGGGGATTTAGCGGCTCGACTCGGTGGCGACGAATTTGTGGTAATGCTCGAAGGGCTAGCCGATATCGAACTGCTAGAACAACGCGCGGCCAAGATTGCTAGAAGCCTGACCAGAACTTTCCACATTGGCGACCTGTCAAGCGCGGTTGGTGTCAATATCGGAGGCGCGATGTACCCGCGAGATAGCGAAACCGAAGCTGGATTATTGAAGGTGGCTGACCAGAACATGTACCGGGCCAAGCAGATCGATGCTGATTACCATGTTGGGAAAAAAAGGGTAGAGATCCGAGAGGATAGCGCCAAGAAATAG